The following is a genomic window from Candidatus Kryptoniota bacterium.
AACGAGGCAATCGTGACGAGGAGTACCATCAGAGGAAACAGCGAGAAGAACGCATTGAAGGCGAACGATCCCGCCCACTGTACCCCGTCAATCCTCAAAAACTTTTTGACGGCGAGACATAATATCGCCCAGACGCGGCGAGTCTCTTGCTCAAGTTTGCTTGGCATATTCATCAGGCTCAGTCTTGCTTTTCCGCACTTCCTATGTCTCACGCTTGGGCGGGCCACTCATGTAAGCAAGTCCATTCCCGTGTTTGCTTCAACGGGAATGCTCCATGGCAGCCGGTTCATCTTCCCAGTATCCCTGGCGGTTATAATGTCGATGCAGCTGTGTCTCATAATCTCGAGTCAGCAGAAACTCCGCTGTGTATCCCGGGGACTCCTTGATGGTCTCGCGTGGGACATTAACAAAGACTTTCGACTCGCTCCAATCAACACGCTCGATCCATTTGGGTGAAATCAGCAACTTGTTTCCCGGCCACCAGTTCTGCGTATCAATGATCAAATAACGGATCGCCCACGTCTCATCATCGATTATAAAATCTTCGACGTGGCCAATCTCACCGTCTGAGGCCTGAATATGATAGCTGCTCACCTCGTGAGTGCTCCGTAAATGGGGATTCCACTTTTTGTCACCTTGAATTGATTCTTTCCATTTGTCACGGTCACGCATAATGTAGGATTCATTTCCCCACATGTACGGACCGCCCCAATACATGGGCCATCCATAAAACCCGAAGTAAGATTCCTCGAATTGTCGCGAGACAGGCTTGTCACTTTCCAGGGATGGACTGTTCTCAATCTGCAATTTGGTCAGATCGATGGAGATGTATTGCCCTTCTTTATTCACGGCGGCCAGCGCATACGGGGAGATCAACACCTGCCGGCCCGTAAGCCAGTTTCCAGTGTCGGCGACCAAATATCGAATCGCCCAGTGTCGGTCATCGAAGTAGAATTCCTTGACCTTCCCTATTTCCCCGTCGAGGCTGTGCAAACTATAACCCTTTAGTATTTTGACTTTGTTCAGCATAATAGTAGTCCCTTCACTCTTTTAGTTTCGTTTTTGTTCGCTGTCGGCTAACTGTAAGCATGATTATGGTACACCGCGATATCAAGAAGCAGCGTCGTAGTTTCCTGTGGTCGATTCATTTATGTAGTTCTCAAGTTTGCGTTGTTATGCGGGTAACGTTCCCAATTCCTTAAGCGTGCGTAGGAAAGTGATGACATCTTCCCGGCTTAACATGCCCATAACTTGTTGACCCCGGATGACGGGCAACTGGTTGACTCCCTCGCGGTCCATCATCTGGAGTGCAGTCCATATATAGGCATCAGGGTCAATGCGTTTTAACTGTTCCAAGGGAAGCATGACCTGAGCGGAGGTCGCAGTTGCCCACTCAGGCCGCGGCACTTCCTTGATCCGATGCAAAGTCATCAACCCAACGATCTTATCTCCTCGGTTAACGAGAAAACAGCGTTGCCCGTTGCCGAGGATGTGTTCGTCTACCAACTGCTGTAGTGTCAGTTCTGCACGAACGACTGCGCAATGAGTGCTCATAGCTTGCGAAACCGTCTGGCCTGCCAGGAGTCCCTGAGACATCACTTGGTGCACCTGGCCGGAAGCCGCGTTGTCAAGGAACCAGCCAATGAGCACGATCCATAACCCTTCGCCAAAGTTGCCGGTGAGCACCTGCCAGATGCCGAAGAAGACAAACCCAAAAGCAAAGAACCGGCCGACGTTTGCCGCAATGAGGGTCGCGCGGCGCATGTCTTTCGTTATCGCCCACACGATAGCCCGGAACACGCGTCCGCCATCGAGTGGGTAGCCGGGAATCAAGTTGAACAAGACCAGCGCCAGGTTGACATAAGCGAGATACCTTGCCAATCCAAAGAGGGGCTCCACACCGGATACAATCGGCTTCACTACAAAGAAAAGGAGCGCCAGGGCCAGGCTCACGATCGGGCCCGCGATAGCAATAAAAAACTCGGCGAAGGCGCCGGGCGGTTCCGTCCCAATCTGAGCCACGCCCCCGAAGAGGAAAAGCGTAATGCTTCGCACTGGCATTCTGTACCGCAGCGCTACCACTGAGTGCCCCAGTTCATGGAGCAGCACGCTCACAAAGAGCATGATGGTCGACGCCGCGCCCACTAACCAGTACAGCATCCGCGGCCAGTCCTTGAACTCGGCGGGATAGTAACTAGCCGCAAGCATCCAGGTGAGCAGCGCGAAGACCACAAACCAGGAGTAATCCAAACCTATCGCGATTCCCAGAATCCTGCCTAACGGGATGTTGTGCCGAGTTATGAATATCCCTTCCTTTCGGCCAAACTGCCGTTGTGCGGTTTCGGGTTCGAGTTGGTCATTCGTTTTCGTAGGTATCACTGCTTCTCCCCTTCCGTGTGAAACGCGTCTTTATTGAA
Proteins encoded in this region:
- a CDS encoding PRC-barrel domain-containing protein — translated: MLNKVKILKGYSLHSLDGEIGKVKEFYFDDRHWAIRYLVADTGNWLTGRQVLISPYALAAVNKEGQYISIDLTKLQIENSPSLESDKPVSRQFEESYFGFYGWPMYWGGPYMWGNESYIMRDRDKWKESIQGDKKWNPHLRSTHEVSSYHIQASDGEIGHVEDFIIDDETWAIRYLIIDTQNWWPGNKLLISPKWIERVDWSESKVFVNVPRETIKESPGYTAEFLLTRDYETQLHRHYNRQGYWEDEPAAMEHSR
- a CDS encoding site-2 protease family protein — protein: MIPTKTNDQLEPETAQRQFGRKEGIFITRHNIPLGRILGIAIGLDYSWFVVFALLTWMLAASYYPAEFKDWPRMLYWLVGAASTIMLFVSVLLHELGHSVVALRYRMPVRSITLFLFGGVAQIGTEPPGAFAEFFIAIAGPIVSLALALLFFVVKPIVSGVEPLFGLARYLAYVNLALVLFNLIPGYPLDGGRVFRAIVWAITKDMRRATLIAANVGRFFAFGFVFFGIWQVLTGNFGEGLWIVLIGWFLDNAASGQVHQVMSQGLLAGQTVSQAMSTHCAVVRAELTLQQLVDEHILGNGQRCFLVNRGDKIVGLMTLHRIKEVPRPEWATATSAQVMLPLEQLKRIDPDAYIWTALQMMDREGVNQLPVIRGQQVMGMLSREDVITFLRTLKELGTLPA